The genomic stretch TTTTGTAGTATTTCCTGAAAAAATATATCTCTTAACATCAGAAATTAAGTCATTCAAATTTCTATAAACTACAAAATCCGGATTATCATAATAATTAATTTTAGTCATAACAGCAGAATAATCTCTTGAATCTATTTTTAAATCTGATCGCGGTATTGAGAGTAGTTTTTTATAATAAAGATAAGCCTCATCATAACTTTGAACATCTTCTAAACTTAAAGCAAGATTGTAGTAATAATTACCCCTATCTGCATTGGTCATACTTTCAAAATTATCATTCAATAATAATTTATAATAATTTATTTTGTCTATAGCATCAATATTTAAATTGATCACTCTCTTTGCAATATCTAATTTTATAGAACTATTCTCATAAATATAATCATCAAAATTATCAACAATATATCTATAATACGTAAAAGCTATCTCATCTTCCTTAATATAAGAATATATATTACCCATCAAATAAAAATATAAAGGATAATATTCCTTATCCTCATCATCAGCAATTCCCTTATTAACAAAACTCAAAGCATCCTCATAATCTTTATTGTGCATATGAATATCAACTATTCTATCAATGATAAGAAATCTATCTAGACCTTTTTTATTTGAAGCTTCTAAAAGACTTGTTAGACTCTGAATTTCACTCTGTTTACTCTTATAGCAACTAAAAATCAGCACTAGTCCAAACACTTGAATTAATAACTTCATTGTTTTTATTATATAATAAAGGTCATGCATAACAAAATACATCTTAAGTTCAATAAAAAATACTGGAATTTTAACATGAATAAAAAATTAATCTATATTTTATTATATTTATTATTTTTATCTTGTTCTAATAAAAATGACAAATATGGTATTGTTCTAGATTCAAATAATAGAGAAAAATTACCAAACGGATCTCTTGTAACAATAGAGAACATTAATCAAGACAAAAAAGCAACAATAAATTACAATGGAATAAAATTTATTGTACATAAATTCACAATAGAAAAATTTCAAACAAAAAAGGAAGCAGAAGAATTTCAAAACAGTATCCAACCATATATAAATAAATATGCTATAAGCAAAAAAGATCTCTTACCTCTAAGAACATCTCCAGATAATTACAGAGAAAACATAATACATAGGATACCAAAAGAAACCATACTTAAAATAATACATATCGGAGAAACGACAGAAGCAGGTTCACTTAAAGGAAAATGGCTATATGCATTAACAAAAGATGGTCATAAGGGTTATGTTTTTGACTATGCACTTGAAGTTTTTGATAATATTCCTGGAAAAATACTCACACATTCATTAGATCAAACATCACAAGACAATGTAATTCATACATTTAAAAACATAAAATATTTAAGACCACTTTATTATGAAAAAATGATTGCAAATAATACTTATAATAAAAATCTACTAAAAAATGAATATGGATTATTTTTTACTCAACAAAACAAAATAAAAATCAACATACCCGAATTAAACCTAATTTTTAAATTTGATATAATTGAGGAAGTAAAACCTAACGGCTTTTTATTTAAATCAAAAAACTCAAAGGAAGATTTTATCCTGATAGTAAAAAGCAACCAAAATTACTACAAAGCAATCATTCAAATTAAAGAAAACCAACTGGAATCAAATTTCGTCATAATTGAACAAAACATCGAAAAAATCATACTTGAATCTGAAAGACAAAATCAAAACCTTATAAACAAATTAACTTCTTACGAAAACTTAACAAATACACAATATGGAAATATTAAATTTAATAAAGATAAAACCTTTGTGTGGGGAATAGATAACAAAATTTACAATTTACCAAGTTCAGGAACATTTGAAATAATAGGGTTTAGTCCAAATTTACAAATATCATATAAAAACGCCCTAAAACTTATAAATGAGGAAGGAAAAGAATATTTTTGTTTAATAGACTATACAAATAATGCCTTACAACTTATATTTATATCTTCAAAAAACGTAGAAAACAAATTGATAATAACAGACGATAAAGACAAAATTGCAGTTATTATATTTAATAATAACTCCTCAAATCAAGATATTATTACAAAACAGTTTCAAAAAACTATTTAAAGGTCAAAATTAATGAAAATAATATTTATAATACTCTTAACACAATTTATTACATCCCTAAATGCAAATGAAACTATCAAAACAATAAAGGAACTATCAAAAACAGTTTATAATTTTAATAACCAAGAATACACAACAAATAAAGAAAAGTTAGACAAATTAATAGAATTAATAGATATAAATAATAAAAATATCTTACAAGAATTACAAAAAATAAAAAATGAATTTTTAATTACATCTATATATTTCCAAAATATAAAAGGTACCCTAATAGCTATAAATCTTGCTGCACAGATAAACTTTAGATATAAAGTATCTCCTTTATCAATTGCAATAATTAACAATGATTTTAAAACTATCAAAATACTAATAGACTATGGTATTAAAATCAACAACATAGATGAAACAAAACATTCACCAATATTTTGGGCAATATATCTTAACAATGAAAAAATATTCAACCTTTTAAAAGAACAAGGAGCTGATCTAAGCCTAACTCTTAAGAATGGAAAAACACCTATACAAGCTGCAATAGAAATTGAAAATATCAATTTGATTGAATTATTGCTTAAAAAAAATGTCTACATCAGCGATGAATACAAAAAAGAAATTAAAAATTTAAAAAATCAAAATATAATAAATATCTTTAAAAAATATAAAACAACATAAATATA from Borrelia duttonii Ly encodes the following:
- a CDS encoding ankyrin repeat domain-containing protein produces the protein MKIIFIILLTQFITSLNANETIKTIKELSKTVYNFNNQEYTTNKEKLDKLIELIDINNKNILQELQKIKNEFLITSIYFQNIKGTLIAINLAAQINFRYKVSPLSIAIINNDFKTIKILIDYGIKINNIDETKHSPIFWAIYLNNEKIFNLLKEQGADLSLTLKNGKTPIQAAIEIENINLIELLLKKNVYISDEYKKEIKNLKNQNIINIFKKYKTT
- a CDS encoding tetratricopeptide repeat protein, which produces MKLLIQVFGLVLIFSCYKSKQSEIQSLTSLLEASNKKGLDRFLIIDRIVDIHMHNKDYEDALSFVNKGIADDEDKEYYPLYFYLMGNIYSYIKEDEIAFTYYRYIVDNFDDYIYENSSIKLDIAKRVINLNIDAIDKINYYKLLLNDNFESMTNADRGNYYYNLALSLEDVQSYDEAYLYYKKLLSIPRSDLKIDSRDYSAVMTKINYYDNPDFVVYRNLNDLISDVKRYIFSGNTTKLLSIRDKHNFFIQSWDQRSGKSNSINTNSFLTTMIKLSSRRKNGIQFAKTFEADSSNDISYLGSSGWEHIWEWYFVFKKISYPKDPEINDGWAWIGVYLGKK